caaaattcatgtgtgagacaatgcaaagagGCTTAGAGGATCATGAGAGTCTTACCTAGTCAGTGAACTACTCCTTGATGGGATGAGCtgcgtggtagggtgtggctgtcgAAGGTGGGAGATGGGAGGTGGGCGTGCCCTTGGGGTATATTTTTGctcctggtgagtggagtctctgcttcctgacatAATTCCTGAGCCCCTTCCTCCTCCACAATCTTCCAGCCTCACCTTGTGCCCTGAGGAAGGAgccagctgtctgtggactgagacctctgaaaacgtGAGCCCCCAATTACACTTTTTCTCCTTAAAATTGCTCttgccaggtcttttggtcacagcaacaaaaaagctgactgaagCTCTGCCAGACTAGTGAGTTGCGGTAGCCATGCCTGTGGTCCCAATGGaccaggctgaagcaggaggatcacaagttcaaggcctgcctgggcaacttaatcctgtctcgaaatataaaataaaaaggacttagggtgctggggctgggactcagcggtagagcactcacctagcatgtttgaggccctgggtctgatcctcggcaccacataaaaataaaataaagatattgtttatctacctacaactgaaaaataaattttaaaaaaaggactgaggattatgtagctctgtggtagaacacCTTTGGGCTTAGCCCCAGTGCCTGATTTCAAAGTGGTGGTGCCCTTTTCTACCCCTCAGCCCCTCCCAGGAGCTCCAGCTGTCCACTCTCATGAGAGGGGGACTGCAGTCTTCACTTCAGGAGTCCTGGAGGGTGGGGATGGCTCCCTGTGGTTTCACTtcatgtttcctttttctttcctttttttttttttttttttttaaataataatactagggattgaactgagggatgTATGCTTTACCACTGGACTACATCACTAGCCCTTTTTAgtgtttgagacagagtcttgctaagttacttagtgcctcaccaacttgctgaggctagcctcaaacttgtgatcctcctgcctcagcctcccaagtccctgggattacaggcgtgggccactgcgCCATCTTAgttcacattttctttttatttttttttcctgtgttttttattggtgcattatagtggtTCATAATGGTGGGGTTTGTCTTTACATAGTTTATATTTTCTTGATGATAATGATCttcaacatcttttcatgtgtttattggccatttctatttattcttttcagaaatatttcttaaaatatttttcctatatttaaccatttgttattttattattatcctAGTCAGAATTTTTGTGCAACTCACCCAATTGGGTTTCATTTAGAGAAAAGTGAATTTCATTGGCAAGAGAAGAGCTGTCAGCAGTGACTCTAGAGTGCTGTGCGGCTTGCTCTTGTGAAAGGGGAAACACAGCTCTGCACAGGGTTGCTGCTGCCTCCTGCCTTACAGGTGAAACCTCACTGATAGCACCCAAGGCATTATCATTCCCTAGTGCACTTTCTGCTGTATTGGTACTTAATCAGGGCTTGAggtaggagaagagagagaatcaGGAATCCTGTTGCTTGTCCCCTCTCCCTTGCAAAAAGAATCTGACAAACAAGCAGAAACAGCATGAATTACACACAGCCAAGCAGGCCTGAGATGCAGCTACCTGAAGGCCAGGGCAGGAGACCACAGGGTGGGGCCGCCTGCAGCCTGGTGAGCCCTGTCTCAGTGAAAACAGACTAGGGCTGGGCACGTGGCTCAGTGTGAGACCGCCTGCCTCCTCGCCTGCTCCAGGCCCTGTGCTCCATGGCCAGGACCACAGACAATCCCCTCCTACGTTCCTCCTGACACTCTCTACACCAGGTGTCTCCAAGTGCCGTCTCCTTGGTTTCCTCCCTCAGCCCTCACATCAGTACTTTGAGAGAACAAACCAGAAGGTATTCTAGAATGCTTTTCCCACCAATCAGAAGTAACGGAATGAAAACCCTAGCGCTGGGCAGGAGAAACAGAACTCTGTTCCCTCATATGCCTTCATGCCCTATAGCCGAGTAGTTTTCGTCTTAGAGCTGAATTTCTGATTTCCAGCATCCCCAAACTATTCCACAaacatccttttattttattttcatatataattttttttaatttgtactgATTAGTCATCCTCTTATTATTAAGCCTTACAGTACATAGTCAGGTGAGTATGTGTGTTCATTTTGTTTGAGTAAACTGAACATGTTAAAGATCAGACTACTTCTCAGTGGTTCTAGGAGTTTTCTGAGAAAACACATACAGGAAACTGATTAATTGAGCTTCAGAAACTATCTAACCCTTCAGAGGGGGCCACCACTCGTGGTTCTTCGCTACACGTCCGTGTGTGTCTTCATCTCAGTCCTGTGACAGGTCCCCTGTCAGCCCCCTCTGCCTCTTCCTTCCATGGTGGAGAGGGTGAAGGTCCCCCTGAGTGGCCTGGGAGGTATGTGACCATGCTGATGCCACTTTTTGGCCTATATTGTCATAACGTTTTACATTTATGATGAAGGAAGTTTTAATTTGTTTAGGCTTCTTTGTTTTTCAAAGCTCTTTTCAAGAGCAAAGGAAATATTCCGAACAAAATTATCTAGTAAGGATTTTCTTCCATCTCCTCTACAGAGAATCCCTTTCTGCCAACCTAATGAAGCATTCAAAGTCAtatgactcttttcaagatgagctTGAAGATTACATTAAAGTGCAGAAAGCCAGAGGCTTAGAGCCAAAGACTTGTTTCAGGAAGATGAGAGAGGGCTACCTGGAAACCTGTGGGCACAGAGAGGAGGTCGACTCCAGAGCCAGGTACAGAATGTCTGACCAGAGACCACCACCTGGACTTGTCCAGACCCACCCAAGATCATGCAGTACTCCACAGACAGCGGACGGCCAGTTACCTCAGTGCCTGCCAGCTCAGGACGGCAGGCTGAGACCAGAGTCCCTGAGCATCTCTCAGCTCCCCAAGGACTGCTTCTTAGGGACACCAGTGCCCAGGAACCTTAGTCAGCGAGAGTACAATTGTGGCTCTTATGACTTGGAGTCCAGTGTTCACAGGCACCTCTCTTCAGGAAACAGCCCCAGCGCCCGTCCAGCCGGCCACAAGCAGGCGCATCAGAAGAGGAAAAGGCACCCCGAGGAGGGCGgagaggaggcagaggaggagcaGCCCAAGCACCGGAGGAAAAGAGGttctgaggaactgggtttgggcAGACACAGGAGCAtccaaagaaagaaagcaaaggtGGAGACGGAAGCCACGAAGGTCAGCGCAGGAAAGCCCAAGAGCCGGAAGGAGAGAAAGAGCCGAGCGGCGGCCTCCAGGAAAGAGGGCCGCAAGCACAGAAAAGCCAGCAAGGACCAAGGCCAGGAGAGGACCGAGGAGGAAATGCTCTGGGACCAGTCCATCCTCGGATTCTGAAGCAAGCGCCAGCGCTGGTCCTCCCGGGTGGCACTGAAGAAGGGTTGCGGAGCTGGTTATGGTGCTGATATGCACAGGACTTCCTTTGTGATCAGGCCCTGTTAGATTCCTACCAGGCCACAGACATGCAGCGTTTCGTGTGCTTGCTCCCCAATGGGGAGTCACTGTTTCTCCTTTTCTAAAAGCACTATTATGTTGTACTTACACGATGGGTTTCTCTTTAGGAGTGTGACTCTGCTTTTATTCATCAAACTGCTAGGATGGGATTATTTCCCTTGGGAgatcatttattttaaatttgaggaTGAATAGACTTTGCAGAATCTGTTTCTTGGTTGGGAttgttttagttttcagtgggatttttttaagttgattgatttttctctatgcagcaatttagatttttttcctttgttagctctAATGGCATTATATTTTCTaggttggaaagtagaaaataaatataataatagtaaGATAATGTTTCATATAGTTTTAAAAGTTTTGAAGAGTCTCAATAAAAAATCAGTTTATATTCT
Above is a genomic segment from Callospermophilus lateralis isolate mCalLat2 chromosome 14, mCalLat2.hap1, whole genome shotgun sequence containing:
- the Krcc1 gene encoding lysine-rich coiled-coil protein 1 isoform X1, with product MMSSQILAQPHYLKKVHSENLKQLMGKYDQVSPPSSQPEKASPCALRKEPAVCGLRPLKTESLSANLMKHSKSYDSFQDELEDYIKVQKARGLEPKTCFRKMREGYLETCGHREEVDSRARYRMSDQRPPPGLVQTHPRSCSTPQTADGQLPQCLPAQDGRLRPESLSISQLPKDCFLGTPVPRNLSQREYNCGSYDLESSVHRHLSSGNSPSARPAGHKQAHQKRKRHPEEGGEEAEEEQPKHRRKRGSEELGLGRHRSIQRKKAKVETEATKVSAGKPKSRKERKSRAAASRKEGRKHRKASKDQGQERTEEEMLWDQSILGF
- the Krcc1 gene encoding lysine-rich coiled-coil protein 1 isoform X2, encoding MKHSKSYDSFQDELEDYIKVQKARGLEPKTCFRKMREGYLETCGHREEVDSRARYRMSDQRPPPGLVQTHPRSCSTPQTADGQLPQCLPAQDGRLRPESLSISQLPKDCFLGTPVPRNLSQREYNCGSYDLESSVHRHLSSGNSPSARPAGHKQAHQKRKRHPEEGGEEAEEEQPKHRRKRGSEELGLGRHRSIQRKKAKVETEATKVSAGKPKSRKERKSRAAASRKEGRKHRKASKDQGQERTEEEMLWDQSILGF